In the Flavobacterium sp. J372 genome, one interval contains:
- the murD gene encoding UDP-N-acetylmuramoyl-L-alanine--D-glutamate ligase produces the protein MAKRLVVLGGGESGVGTAILGKKKGYDVFVSDFGKIQDNYKEVLALNGLNWEEGKHTEELVLNADVVMKSPGIPDKSPIVTALKAKGISVISEIEFASQFIDLQTIGITGSNGKTTTTMLMHHLIKQGGLNMGLAGNIGKSFAWQVAEGKFEGYVLELSSFQLDGIVDYAPHIAVITNISPDHLDRYEYDYGKYIAAKFRITMNQTEDDFLIYDADDEMITKWLETNKTRSKAIPFSLTKILEEGIYIKDNTIVSNITNEEFTMPINELALEGKHNVKNAMAATAVAQLMRIRKDTIRESLSNFQGVEHRLEKVLKIQNVQYINDSKATNTNATFFALESMITPTVWIVGGVDKGNDYDELMPLVREKVKAIICLGVDNQKIINAFANVVDVLVETTSMQECVKMAQRLSEKGDTVLLSPACASFDLFENYEDRGKQFKLAVQNL, from the coding sequence ATGGCAAAGCGGCTTGTGGTATTGGGTGGGGGCGAGAGCGGCGTAGGCACGGCCATTCTCGGGAAGAAAAAGGGATATGATGTTTTTGTGTCTGACTTCGGAAAGATACAGGATAACTATAAAGAAGTTCTGGCGCTTAACGGCCTGAATTGGGAAGAAGGTAAGCATACGGAAGAACTGGTGCTGAATGCAGATGTGGTGATGAAAAGCCCCGGCATACCTGATAAATCGCCAATTGTGACAGCTTTGAAGGCTAAGGGTATATCGGTAATCAGTGAAATTGAGTTTGCATCGCAGTTCATCGACTTACAGACAATTGGTATAACGGGAAGCAATGGCAAGACCACGACAACCATGCTGATGCACCATCTCATAAAACAGGGCGGGCTCAACATGGGGCTGGCGGGCAATATCGGGAAAAGCTTTGCATGGCAGGTGGCTGAAGGTAAGTTTGAAGGTTATGTGCTGGAATTAAGCAGCTTTCAGCTTGACGGGATAGTGGATTATGCACCGCACATAGCGGTGATAACCAACATAAGCCCTGACCATCTTGACAGGTATGAGTATGATTATGGGAAGTACATAGCGGCGAAGTTCAGGATAACCATGAACCAGACAGAGGATGATTTCCTGATTTATGATGCCGATGATGAAATGATAACAAAGTGGCTCGAAACTAATAAAACAAGGAGTAAAGCAATACCGTTTTCTTTAACAAAAATTTTGGAAGAAGGCATTTACATAAAAGACAACACAATAGTAAGCAATATAACAAACGAAGAATTTACCATGCCAATAAACGAACTCGCACTTGAAGGGAAACACAATGTAAAGAATGCCATGGCAGCTACAGCTGTTGCGCAGCTGATGAGGATAAGGAAGGATACCATCCGTGAGAGCCTTTCAAATTTCCAGGGGGTGGAACACAGGCTTGAAAAAGTGCTGAAGATACAGAACGTGCAGTACATCAATGACAGCAAGGCAACCAACACAAACGCCACTTTTTTTGCTTTGGAGAGCATGATTACGCCAACGGTGTGGATTGTAGGTGGTGTTGACAAAGGCAATGATTATGACGAGTTGATGCCGCTTGTCCGCGAAAAAGTAAAAGCCATCATTTGCCTGGGCGTGGATAATCAAAAAATAATAAATGCTTTTGCCAATGTTGTGGATGTTTTAGTGGAAACTACCAGCATGCAGGAATGTGTGAAAATGGCACAAAGGCTTTCTGAAAAGGGCGATACCGTATTACTTTCACCAGCATGCGCAAGCTTTGACCTGTTTGAGAACTATGAAGACAGGGGCAAGCAATTTAAAC
- the mraY gene encoding phospho-N-acetylmuramoyl-pentapeptide-transferase — protein sequence MLYYLFEYLNRMDVPGTGVFQYITFRSGMAIILSLLISTVFGKRIINFLRRQQIGETVRELGLEGQSQKAGTPTMGGLIIIISTLIPVLLLAKLDNIYVMLLIVTTLWMGTIGFIDDYIKIFKKDKEGLKGKFKVVGQIGLGLIVGYILYFHPSVTVRTDTGRIDIFNTTQNVISQGGLEEKSTATTIPFFKNNEFDYAEILSFMGDGYQDYAWLIFIPIVIFIITAVSNGANLTDGIDGLAAGTSAISVLALGIFAFVSGNIIFSNYLNIMYIPNSGEMTVYIAAFVGSLIGFLWYNTYPASVFMGDTGSLTIGGIIAVLAIAVRKELLIPVLCGIFLAENLSVVLQVSYFKYTKKKYGEGRRIFLMSPLHHHYQKKGYHESKIVTRFWIVAILLAIFSLVSLKLR from the coding sequence ATGCTATACTATCTGTTTGAGTATCTGAATAGAATGGATGTTCCCGGAACGGGAGTGTTCCAGTACATTACCTTCCGCTCGGGGATGGCAATTATACTGTCGCTGCTTATTTCAACGGTGTTTGGTAAGCGCATCATTAACTTCCTGCGCAGGCAGCAAATTGGCGAGACGGTTCGCGAGCTGGGCCTTGAAGGACAGTCGCAAAAAGCAGGTACACCAACCATGGGAGGGCTTATCATCATTATCTCAACACTGATACCTGTGTTGTTGCTTGCCAAGCTTGATAACATTTACGTGATGCTGCTTATCGTTACAACGCTTTGGATGGGAACTATCGGTTTTATAGACGATTACATCAAGATATTCAAAAAAGATAAGGAGGGTCTAAAAGGAAAGTTTAAAGTTGTAGGGCAGATTGGCCTCGGGTTGATTGTAGGTTACATCCTGTATTTCCACCCCTCAGTAACGGTTCGAACAGATACTGGGCGTATTGACATCTTCAATACAACGCAGAATGTAATTTCACAGGGCGGGCTTGAAGAAAAGTCGACAGCTACTACCATTCCGTTCTTTAAAAACAATGAGTTTGACTATGCTGAGATTCTGTCGTTTATGGGTGACGGCTACCAGGATTATGCCTGGCTGATATTCATCCCGATAGTGATTTTCATCATCACGGCAGTGTCAAACGGCGCTAACCTGACTGATGGTATTGACGGGCTCGCGGCAGGAACGTCTGCAATCTCCGTCCTTGCTTTGGGGATATTTGCATTCGTTTCAGGTAATATTATATTCTCAAATTACCTGAATATCATGTATATACCCAACTCCGGTGAGATGACAGTCTACATAGCGGCCTTCGTAGGTTCGCTCATCGGGTTCTTGTGGTACAACACATATCCGGCATCAGTATTTATGGGAGATACGGGTAGTTTAACCATTGGCGGAATCATAGCAGTATTGGCCATCGCGGTCCGTAAAGAGTTGCTGATACCGGTGCTTTGCGGCATCTTCCTGGCTGAGAATCTATCGGTTGTGCTGCAGGTAAGCTATTTTAAATATACGAAAAAGAAATACGGCGAAGGCCGCAGGATATTCCTAATGTCACCGCTGCACCACCACTACCAGAAGAAAGGCTACCACGAGAGCAAGATTGTAACCCGCTTCTGGATTGTGGCGATATTACTGGCAATTTTTTCACTGGTATCACTAAAACTAAGGTAG
- a CDS encoding UDP-N-acetylmuramoyl-L-alanyl-D-glutamate--2,6-diaminopimelate ligase, producing the protein MVLKDILYRTAIESVNGPTDITVNKIEFDSRNIAAGDVFVAIRGTQADGHNFIDKAISLGAVAVVCETLPDELKDSVTYVTVKNASAALAYMAANFYGNPSSNIKLVGVTGTNGKTTIASLLYQLFMNAGYKTGLLSTVKIMVDKKEFKATHTTPDSLTINRYLKHMEEEGVAYCFMEVSSHGIHQNRTEGLVFAGGIFTNLSHDHLDYHATFAEYRDVKKTFFDQLPKTAFALTNIDDKNGIVMLQNTIAKKLTYALKTYADYKAQILENQLSGLLLKINGHELWVKLIGTFNAYNLLAIYAAAVNLGLEENEVLRLMSTLESVSGRFQFIISDTKITAIVDYAHTPDALENVLKTIDGIRTRNEQVITVVGCGGDRDKAKRPVMAHIASSMSDKAIFTSDNPRTEVPEDIIEDMEKGVEPQNYKRTLSVVDRKQAIKIACQLARPNDIILIAGKGHETYQEINGVRHDFDDMAVVKELLEQLNK; encoded by the coding sequence ATGGTTTTAAAAGATATACTATACAGAACAGCGATTGAATCGGTTAACGGGCCGACAGATATTACTGTGAACAAAATAGAGTTTGATTCTCGCAACATAGCTGCGGGTGATGTTTTTGTAGCCATACGCGGTACGCAGGCTGACGGGCATAATTTCATTGATAAAGCTATAAGCCTTGGGGCTGTGGCTGTTGTATGCGAAACACTTCCTGACGAACTTAAAGATAGTGTTACTTACGTTACGGTAAAAAATGCTTCGGCAGCGCTGGCATACATGGCTGCGAATTTTTACGGAAACCCATCATCGAATATCAAACTTGTTGGGGTTACTGGTACAAATGGTAAGACTACCATAGCTTCACTGCTTTACCAGCTATTCATGAATGCGGGCTATAAAACAGGTCTGCTTTCAACCGTGAAGATTATGGTTGACAAGAAAGAATTTAAGGCAACCCATACCACTCCTGATTCGCTTACCATAAACCGCTACCTGAAGCACATGGAAGAAGAAGGTGTAGCTTACTGTTTTATGGAAGTAAGCTCACACGGCATACACCAAAACAGGACGGAAGGACTGGTGTTCGCCGGAGGTATTTTCACTAATCTGAGCCATGACCACCTTGACTATCACGCTACGTTTGCCGAATACCGTGATGTAAAGAAAACGTTCTTTGATCAGCTGCCGAAAACGGCTTTTGCACTGACGAATATTGACGATAAGAATGGTATTGTGATGCTGCAGAATACCATTGCAAAAAAGCTGACCTATGCGTTGAAAACTTATGCTGATTATAAGGCACAGATACTGGAAAACCAGCTTTCAGGCCTGCTGTTGAAGATAAACGGGCATGAGCTGTGGGTGAAGCTTATAGGTACGTTTAATGCTTATAATTTACTGGCGATTTATGCAGCAGCAGTTAATCTGGGCCTTGAAGAGAATGAAGTATTGAGATTGATGAGTACGCTTGAAAGCGTTTCCGGAAGGTTTCAGTTTATTATATCAGACACAAAAATTACAGCTATTGTAGACTACGCCCATACTCCTGATGCACTGGAGAATGTATTGAAAACAATTGACGGCATCAGGACGCGCAATGAGCAGGTGATAACTGTTGTAGGCTGTGGTGGCGATCGTGACAAGGCTAAGCGCCCGGTGATGGCACATATAGCATCATCAATGAGTGATAAAGCCATTTTTACCAGCGATAACCCTAGGACTGAAGTGCCTGAAGACATCATTGAAGACATGGAAAAAGGCGTGGAGCCACAGAATTACAAACGGACACTATCTGTGGTTGACCGTAAACAGGCTATAAAGATAGCGTGCCAGCTGGCGAGGCCCAATGATATTATATTGATAGCCGGAAAAGGGCATGAAACCTATCAGGAGATAAACGGCGTGCGTCATGATTTTGATGATATGGCTGTGGTAAAAGAATTATTAGAGCAACTTAATAAATAA
- a CDS encoding penicillin-binding protein: MAIEDKNISFRMYILAAVIFIMAILITVKLTNIQWVHGDHYRQLAKERTVRDFVIPANKGNVYSADGSLLATSIPNYKVRFDALAPKAEDFKQYVKPLADSLSAMFGKPSGHYYNELRKARANKNRYYLVARNLSYTEYMRVKSFPLFRLGAYKGGIITEQRTIREHPIGRIAERTIGYERVDHKGENLTVGIEGAFSKYLNGKDGRRMMQKIAKKQWKPIGDNNEVEPVDGYDVVSTIDVYIQDIAHHALLKQLEYYEADHGCVVVMETKTGYVKAISNLGRQKDGSYAETVNYAVWESHEPGSTFKLAGLVALLEDKKVDTSQVYDSKGGDITYFGRHVRDSKKGGYGKISLARGFEVSSNTVLVQAVYENYKDNPQEFVDHLNDFGLNKRLGISLKGEGRPMIPQPGDASWSKLALPWMAFGYNVSMTPLQTLTFYNAIANDGEMVKPLFVQEIKEWDRTIKKFDKEVINPKICSQATIKKVKAVLENVVKKGTGSKLYSKDFSMAGKTGTAQMNYGGGKGEGMFYSSSFAGYFPADNPQYSCIVIIHKPSTSKGYYGADVSGPVFKRIAQKIFTDVPSTNQVKKLESKIAKQEQLYAQYYAREQKSKETNSNVVPNIVGMSGMDAVALLGNMGFKVQVIGVGKVKKQSLTPGTAFKKQQTITLELS; the protein is encoded by the coding sequence ATGGCAATAGAAGATAAAAATATCTCTTTCAGGATGTACATCCTTGCCGCCGTGATTTTTATCATGGCTATCCTTATTACAGTAAAGCTTACTAATATACAGTGGGTGCATGGCGACCATTACCGCCAGCTGGCAAAAGAGCGTACAGTGCGCGACTTCGTGATTCCGGCAAACAAAGGTAATGTGTATTCGGCTGACGGTAGTTTGCTGGCCACATCTATCCCTAATTACAAAGTAAGGTTTGATGCGCTTGCACCCAAGGCTGAAGATTTTAAACAATATGTAAAGCCGCTGGCTGATTCTCTTTCGGCAATGTTTGGCAAGCCTTCGGGCCATTATTATAACGAATTGCGCAAGGCTCGTGCAAACAAAAACAGGTATTATCTCGTGGCGCGAAACCTTAGCTATACTGAATATATGCGCGTTAAAAGCTTCCCGCTATTCAGGCTTGGGGCTTATAAAGGCGGTATTATTACGGAGCAACGCACCATCCGCGAGCATCCTATCGGCCGGATAGCCGAACGTACCATTGGTTATGAGCGTGTTGACCACAAAGGTGAAAACCTGACGGTAGGTATTGAAGGCGCTTTTTCAAAATATTTGAATGGAAAAGATGGCCGCAGGATGATGCAGAAAATTGCCAAAAAGCAGTGGAAGCCTATTGGTGATAACAATGAAGTTGAGCCTGTAGATGGGTATGATGTAGTTTCTACCATTGATGTTTATATACAGGATATTGCACACCACGCCCTGCTGAAGCAGCTGGAGTATTATGAGGCTGACCATGGTTGTGTGGTAGTTATGGAGACGAAAACAGGCTATGTAAAAGCGATATCAAACCTGGGCAGGCAAAAGGATGGAAGCTATGCGGAAACCGTTAATTATGCAGTATGGGAGTCGCATGAGCCGGGTTCTACTTTTAAACTGGCCGGACTTGTAGCGTTGCTTGAAGATAAGAAGGTTGATACCAGCCAGGTATATGATTCTAAAGGTGGGGATATTACCTATTTCGGCCGCCATGTGCGCGATTCAAAAAAGGGCGGATACGGGAAAATATCACTTGCACGAGGTTTTGAAGTATCGTCAAATACGGTGCTGGTGCAGGCGGTTTATGAAAATTACAAAGACAACCCGCAGGAGTTTGTAGACCACCTGAATGATTTCGGGCTTAACAAAAGACTGGGCATCTCGCTAAAAGGTGAGGGCAGGCCTATGATTCCTCAACCCGGAGATGCATCATGGTCGAAACTTGCGCTTCCCTGGATGGCATTTGGCTATAACGTATCTATGACCCCATTGCAAACGCTGACGTTCTATAATGCAATAGCTAACGATGGTGAAATGGTAAAGCCGCTTTTTGTACAGGAAATAAAAGAATGGGACAGGACAATCAAGAAGTTTGATAAAGAAGTCATCAACCCAAAAATATGTTCGCAGGCGACAATAAAAAAAGTGAAAGCTGTACTTGAGAACGTGGTGAAGAAGGGTACAGGCTCTAAGCTGTATTCAAAAGATTTCTCTATGGCAGGCAAGACAGGTACAGCGCAGATGAATTACGGTGGCGGTAAGGGTGAAGGCATGTTCTATTCGTCATCTTTTGCAGGCTATTTCCCGGCAGATAACCCGCAATATTCATGCATTGTAATTATCCATAAGCCAAGTACAAGCAAAGGTTACTATGGAGCAGACGTTTCAGGGCCGGTGTTTAAGCGTATTGCCCAAAAGATATTTACCGATGTGCCTTCTACCAACCAAGTGAAAAAGCTTGAAAGTAAAATTGCAAAGCAGGAACAGTTATATGCGCAGTATTATGCCAGAGAGCAGAAGAGCAAAGAAACAAATAGCAACGTTGTGCCGAACATTGTAGGCATGAGCGGTATGGATGCCGTGGCACTGCTTGGCAATATGGGCTTTAAGGTACAGGTGATAGGCGTAGGCAAAGTAAAAAAACAATCGCTTACACCGGGCACCGCATTTAAAAAACAACAAACCATAACACTTGAATTGTCATAA
- a CDS encoding FtsL-like putative cell division protein gives MKSSVYSLLKAKYLVDEGSMRNWRFIIFLIIIAIIMIGNSHNYEEKLFRISELENEVKELRSEFVDRRSELMELKMESTISRKMEVKEIFPSSVPPKKIKVLKEEEKSLVDRIWQ, from the coding sequence ATGAAAAGCAGTGTTTACAGCCTTTTAAAAGCAAAATACCTTGTAGATGAAGGGTCTATGCGTAACTGGCGCTTCATTATTTTCCTTATCATCATTGCGATTATCATGATTGGCAACTCGCACAATTACGAAGAGAAACTGTTCAGGATCAGTGAACTGGAAAATGAAGTGAAAGAATTGAGATCAGAGTTTGTAGACCGCCGTTCAGAGCTTATGGAATTAAAGATGGAAAGTACTATCTCACGTAAAATGGAGGTAAAGGAGATATTTCCTTCATCAGTTCCGCCGAAAAAGATTAAAGTTTTAAAAGAAGAAGAAAAAAGCCTTGTTGACAGGATATGGCAATAG
- the rsmH gene encoding 16S rRNA (cytosine(1402)-N(4))-methyltransferase RsmH, whose translation MMAKMEYHNPVLLKETVDGLNIKPDGVYVDVTFGGGGHSKEILSRLGENGKLFAFDQDEDAHANALKDERFVLILENFRFIKRFLRFHGVKQVDGILADLGVSSHQFDVPERGFSTRFEAELDMRMSKKNELNAYVVVNEYDEAELKRVFYDFGELKNAGALANTIVSARRSHPIKNSEQLKQVLAKFLPAHKSNKILAQIYQAIRIEVNQEIEVLKEFLVQSLEVLKTGGRLSIISYHSLEDRLVKRFMRNGMFEGEPERDVFGNFEVPFRSIEKLIVPTDEEIAVNNRARSAKLRVAEKL comes from the coding sequence ATGATGGCGAAGATGGAATATCATAACCCTGTGCTTTTAAAGGAAACTGTTGACGGGCTTAATATTAAGCCTGACGGCGTGTATGTAGACGTAACCTTTGGTGGCGGCGGGCACTCAAAAGAAATTTTGAGCAGGCTTGGTGAAAACGGGAAACTTTTTGCCTTTGACCAGGATGAAGATGCGCATGCTAATGCGCTGAAAGATGAACGTTTTGTGCTGATTCTGGAAAATTTTAGGTTTATAAAAAGGTTTTTGCGCTTTCACGGCGTGAAGCAGGTTGACGGTATATTGGCTGACCTTGGTGTGTCATCGCATCAGTTTGATGTGCCGGAACGCGGTTTTTCTACCCGTTTTGAGGCCGAGCTTGACATGCGGATGAGTAAAAAGAATGAGCTTAATGCCTATGTGGTGGTTAATGAATATGATGAGGCTGAACTTAAGAGGGTTTTTTATGACTTTGGCGAGCTTAAGAATGCAGGGGCTTTAGCAAATACCATTGTTTCAGCACGAAGAAGCCACCCGATAAAAAATTCTGAGCAGCTGAAGCAGGTGCTGGCAAAATTTCTGCCGGCGCATAAAAGCAACAAAATATTGGCGCAGATATACCAGGCTATCCGCATTGAGGTAAACCAGGAGATTGAGGTGCTTAAGGAGTTTTTAGTACAGTCCCTGGAAGTTTTAAAGACCGGCGGGAGGCTGAGTATCATTTCATACCATTCACTTGAAGACAGGCTTGTAAAACGCTTTATGCGCAATGGTATGTTTGAAGGTGAGCCGGAGCGTGATGTGTTCGGGAATTTTGAGGTGCCTTTCAGGAGTATTGAAAAGCTGATTGTGCCTACAGATGAAGAGATTGCAGTAAATAACCGTGCCCGCAGCGCAAAGCTTAGGGTGGCTGAAAAGTTATAA
- the mraZ gene encoding division/cell wall cluster transcriptional repressor MraZ, producing the protein MNAIVGTYECKADSKGRLMLPAPLKKQLASGLDAGFVLKRSVFQPCLELYPMAEWNVMMAKINKLNRFVKKNNDFIRRFTAGVKIVEIDAAGRLLIPRDLVVFAEIDKDVVLSSAVNIVEIWDKDKYEKSIDDSVVDFADLAEEVMGNLNDGEDGIS; encoded by the coding sequence TTGAATGCCATAGTAGGAACATACGAATGTAAAGCGGATTCAAAGGGGAGGCTGATGCTTCCGGCGCCTTTGAAGAAGCAGCTTGCATCCGGGCTTGATGCCGGTTTTGTGCTGAAGCGTTCTGTTTTCCAGCCGTGCCTTGAATTGTATCCGATGGCAGAGTGGAATGTCATGATGGCTAAAATCAACAAGCTGAACAGGTTTGTGAAAAAGAATAATGATTTCATCCGGAGGTTTACGGCGGGTGTAAAAATAGTGGAAATTGACGCTGCTGGCAGACTTTTAATTCCGCGCGACCTTGTGGTTTTTGCGGAAATCGATAAAGATGTGGTGCTGTCATCAGCGGTGAATATTGTAGAAATCTGGGATAAAGACAAATACGAGAAATCTATTGATGACTCGGTGGTTGATTTTGCTGACCTGGCTGAAGAAGTGATGGGTAACCTAAATGATGGCGAAGATGGAATATCATAA
- a CDS encoding alpha/beta fold hydrolase: MQSTHKEGKYSYFEAGEGTPIIILHGLMGGLSNFDGVANYFPQHGYKVVIPELPIYTQSILKTNVKAFAKWVKDFITYKGFDRVILLGNSLGGHIALYHTKMYPEKMLGLVITGSSGLYESAMGDSYPRRGDYDYIRKKAQDVFYDPAVATKEIVDEVYAVANDRIKLIKTLTIAKSAIRHNMAKDLPKMHVPTGIIWGKNDNVTPPEVAEEFHTLLPNSTLYWIYKCGHAAMMEHPDEFNRLMHEWLKKTGL, encoded by the coding sequence ATGCAAAGCACACACAAGGAAGGAAAGTACAGTTATTTTGAAGCCGGAGAAGGCACACCCATAATCATCCTTCACGGCCTTATGGGAGGTCTGAGTAATTTTGACGGCGTTGCCAATTATTTTCCGCAGCATGGATATAAAGTGGTGATTCCCGAATTGCCGATTTACACCCAAAGTATATTGAAAACCAATGTGAAGGCTTTTGCAAAGTGGGTTAAAGATTTCATTACCTATAAAGGTTTTGACAGGGTGATATTGCTGGGCAATTCTTTGGGAGGCCATATAGCGCTGTACCACACAAAAATGTACCCTGAAAAAATGCTTGGCCTTGTAATTACGGGAAGCTCAGGTCTTTACGAGAGCGCTATGGGTGACAGTTATCCGCGCCGCGGCGATTATGACTATATCCGGAAAAAAGCGCAGGATGTATTTTATGACCCGGCTGTTGCAACAAAAGAAATTGTTGATGAAGTATATGCGGTGGCGAATGACAGGATAAAGCTGATTAAAACACTGACTATTGCAAAGAGCGCCATACGCCACAACATGGCGAAGGATTTGCCGAAAATGCATGTGCCAACAGGTATAATCTGGGGTAAGAATGATAACGTAACGCCGCCGGAAGTAGCCGAGGAATTCCACACGTTGCTGCCAAACTCAACATTGTATTGGATTTACAAGTGCGGCCACGCTGCCATGATGGAGCACCCTGATGAGTTTAACCGCCTGATGCATGAATGGCTGAAGAAAACCGGATTGTAA
- a CDS encoding nucleotidyltransferase family protein, with protein MVNVVANKLPQIKELFRKYQAERAYLFGSAATGKFNEKSDVDFLFSFPENIDYEVYANNYFGLLHELQTLLERDVELVAEKTLKNPFLIESINQSKIALL; from the coding sequence ATGGTTAATGTTGTTGCAAATAAACTACCCCAGATAAAAGAACTTTTCAGAAAGTATCAGGCTGAAAGGGCATATTTGTTTGGCAGTGCTGCAACAGGAAAATTCAATGAAAAAAGCGATGTAGATTTTCTATTCAGTTTTCCCGAAAACATTGATTACGAGGTTTATGCAAATAATTACTTTGGTTTATTACATGAGCTTCAAACACTTTTAGAGCGTGATGTAGAACTTGTAGCTGAAAAGACATTAAAAAATCCTTTTTTGATTGAAAGCATAAATCAAAGTAAAATTGCATTACTATGA